The genomic segment CCGCTCGCAGATGAGCAGGTGCAGAACGTTCTCATTAAGCTCCACGATGTGAAGCTGCACGAGGATGCTATCCACCGTGGTCCGGGACAGGTTATTCCGGCAGTCCGTGGTGGTCTGAAGGCTGCTCTGTTAATGGCAGGCGACACACTGCTTGAGCCGATGCAGAAGATCCAGATCACTGTTCCGCAGGATCAGATGGGTGCGGCAATTTCCCAGATTCAGGGACGCCGCGGCCAGCTGTCCACGACCGAGGCTGAGGGTGACCAGATTGTGGTCAACGGCGAAGCACCGGTTGCAGAGCTGTTCGGTTTCGCAGGCGACATCCGCTCTGCAACGGAAGGCCGCGCAATGTGGTCCACTGAGTTCGCAGGCTTCTCTCCGGTTCCGCAGGGTATGCTTTCTGAGATCGTTATCGGTATCAGAAAGAGAAAGGGTCTCAAAGATCAGATCCCAACTCCGAAAGATTACCTCGAGTAATTTTTTCGGACAAATTACAGAGAATACTTCTCCCGGGAAATTCGGGAGTCAACCCCTTCCTCTGTTATCTTTTTTCTTTGTTTTCGTTTGCGATACTGTGAGAGATTATTTTCATCACAACAGCAAATTACTCATATCTGGCGAGATTTTCAGAAAATAACAGCAAATAAACTCGTAGTTTACGGAAACGGTTTATCTTCAGCAAGGTAATTACTTGCTATGAAGAAAAACAGCATACTCTTCATTGGCCTCGTTCTTGCGGTGCTCGCAGTTTGCATTGTGGGAACGGCAATCGCGGCCAGTCATGAGCCGCAGAGCGGTAATACAACAGTATTGACTCCAGAACTCACGATTACGGTTGAAGAGGCCGCGACAGTTTCCGCAGGCGAGCAGGTGAAGTTCATCATTCCGTCAAACCCGACTACCGGCTATCAATGGATTGTGACGGATGCTGAAGGTCTGAACGTGACCGAGAAAGATTTCATCCAGGCAGAACACGAGGAAGGCATGGCCGGAACCGGAGGATGGCAGGTGTTTTCCCTGACCGCAGAGAAGGCAGGAACCTACACCTTCACCGCTGAGTACAAACGGTCGTGGGAAACTGATGCAGAACCAGTCTACACCTTTACACAAACCGTTGTCGTGAAGGAAGCTTCGAGCGAATCAGCAGAGGAGCCGGTGTATGTCGTCTCCTTTGACGGAACGATGAATCCGCAGGTGAATGAAGTCGTAAAGATCACAATTCCGGGCAACCCGACGACAGGTTATGCATGGAACGCAGCCGCAGCAGAGGGCCTGACAATTCTGAAGTCAGAGTACCTTCCTTACGAACATGAGAGCGGCATGACCGGGTTCGGTGGAACCTATGTCTGGTACGTAACCGCAGAGAAGTCAGGAACCTACACCTTCAACGCAGAATACAAGCGTTCATGGGATACGACTGCGGCTGAGCAGTTTGCCGTGAATCTGACCTTCATCGAATAATCAATACAAAATCTCTTGGGAAAGCCGGGGAAACTCTCCGGTACTTTTTTTAATCACGGTTTTTGTTAGTCCCAGATAAACTACTTTTTCTTTTTCGCCAGCCAACATACAGAGCAGTTATGTCCGGGTCAGTTCAGCATGCATCAGCTTGTCCGATCGTATTCAACGACGGCAGTGCATTTGACATGCATGTCCACACCAATCACTCCGATGGCTTCGTCCGCATCCCCGAACTACTTGCCTACCTCAGGCGCAGAAACCTTTGTGCCGCAATCACGGATCACAATGTCATCACTGGTGTCTGTGAAGCCTACGAACATGAAGATGCGGGCAACCTGATCATCCCGGGCATTGAGGTCTCTGCAGTTGACGGACCGCATATGCTGATCTATTTTGATACCGTTCGCGACCTGCAGTCCTACTACGAGTCATCAGTCCACGACCATCAGGGGGCATGCCCCCACATGGCAACCGATCTCACCACCGAACAAATTGTCATCGAAGCAAACGAAAGCGGCGGCTTCGTCGTCGCCGCACATCCGTACGGTTACGCCATGCTGGTCCGCGGAGCCCTGAAGGCAATTGATGTCGGCATCGTGTCTCCAATTATTCTCGACAGCATCGACGGGCTTGAGGTCATCTGCGGCGGCCTCTCACACTCTCTCAACACACGCGCTGAAGCCTACGCTGCTCTGAACAACTTCTGCATGACCGGAGGCTCAGACGCCCACACGCTTCGCGAAGTAGGACGTGCCGTCACCGTTGCAGACGAAGTGCTTCCTGTGGAAGAATTTCTTGAAGCAGTCCGCCTCCAGAGAACTGATGTCATCGGCTGCGAACGGGGGCCTGTCAACAATCTCCTCATGGGCACGCAGGTCCTCGCCAAGTACGTGCCCTATCTCGGGCCGGGGCTTGCCGTGCATCTGCGGCAGGGAAAAATGCGGCTGAGAAAATAGGATCACTTCGCAGCTCCGCCCACGGAAAAGTGGATCACACGGAAATTTCACAGAAAAACATCACGAAGCAGATGAGAGCTTCACGGAAATATAATTTCGTTGGTTTTTTTTCAACAGGAGAACTGAAAATTATTTTGCGAGAGTACATAAAAATAATTTTGAAGGAGAGTTCCGTGATGTTCACGTCTGCTCCGTGATGTTTTTTCCGTGCCTATTCTGTGTGTTCAGTGTGTTCCGTGGGCGGAGCTGCGAATAAAGCCTACACACACCAACACATCGAAAAAATTATTCGCTGCAGATGCGTTTTGCAACAGCAGCGTACGTCTCCATCACATCGCCCAGCTCTTTGCGGTAGACATCCTTGTCAAGCGATGCCCCGACAGAGCCGTGATCCCACAGCCGCATCGAGTCCATACTGATCTCATCCCCTAACCGAATCACGCCGCATGCATCCCTGCCGAACTCAAACTTCATGTCGATAAGATCCAGATCCTTTTTCGCAAGATTCTCGCGGAGGAGAGCGTTCACCGCAAGAGCGAGCCTCTTAATCTCCCGAAGCTCTCCAGCAGTTGCAATACCAAGAGCCAGAACAATATCATCGTTCACCATCGGGTCATGACGGGAGTCATCCTTCATGTCAAGAACGATCACCGGCGGGAAAAGCAGCTGCCCCTCGGTAAATCCATAGTTTTTCACAAGAGAGCCTGCCGCACGGTTGCGGACAATGACCTCCAGCGGAATCATGGAGAGTTTTCTGACCAGATGAGTGTTTTCTGACACCGCAGAGAAAAAATGCGTTGGAATATTTGCGGCCTCAAGCAGCGGATAAAAATACGCAGTGACTTCTGCATTGTAGGCCCCCTTTCCCGACAGGACGTTCTTTTTCTGCCCATCAAACGCCGTAATATCATCGCGAAACACCACCAGAAGTTCATTGGGATTGTCGGTCAGATACACGGACTTTGCCTTACCCACATAGAGAAGATCGCCCTGCTTCATATCCCATATATTTCACGGGAGTTGTGATAAGTGTTAGCACACATCACAGATCATACGTTTGCTTCGAAAGGCTCTGGACCAGCGGCAGAAGCTCAGGAGAAACCCATTCCGCGTTGCAGTACTGCGGGTAGACGCACAGCCGTTCACGCAGTTCATATCCTGATGCGATGCCGCGGAGGGCGTCCAGTGCCGGCCAGGGATGTTCGGGGTTGATGTAATCGATCGTCACCGGAGACACGCCGCCCAGATCTCTCACGCCACAGGAGAGCAGAGCTGACGCGTCCGCTAAGTTCGGCGGGATCTGAATCGAGATGCTTTTTGGAAGAATCTCAGCAGCCATTATCAGTGTCTCGCGAATGGAGTTTGCGGTCGCACCCGGCGTATCCGCCATCTCGGTTCCCGGTTTTGGACAGAAGTTCTGGATGATGACCTCCTGAATGTGGCCGTACTGTTTCTGCAAGTCCCGGATCACCATAAGCGACTCCTCACGGTCCGCAGCGGTCTCGCCGACGCCAAGCAGAAGACCGGTTGTAAACGGAATCTTCAGCTTGCCTGCATCAGCAATCATTTGAATCCGGACCGCAGGGTCTTTTCCCGGACTGTGGCGGTGAGCAGGAACTTCAGCGGTTGTTTCAAGCATCAGCCCCATACTTGCGTTCACCGTGCGCAGCCGCTCCATCTCTTCATACGTCAGGATACCTGCGTTGGTGTGCGGCAACATTCCAAGGTCAATGGCGGCCCGACTCATCGCCATGCAGTAGGACAAAATATCCGGGTATCCGATTTTTTCAATGTGCTGCCCGAACCCGGGTTCGTTTTCCGGCCGCTCCCCGAATGTGAACAGCGCTTCCGTGCAGCCGAACTCGCTGCCGCGCCTGAGTGTTGCAAGAACCTCAGACTCCGGCATCACGCAACCGTCCCTGACGGGCGATTTAAACGAACAGTAGCCGCAGGCATTCGCACACACATTGGTTAACGGGAGAAACACGTTGCGGGAAAACGTAATCGTTTGGGCCATAGCTCTTCTAAGATTGGGTTGCAAGGGGATATTAATCTGATCGGTTGTCTGGAGTGGGGAGAGGAAGTATTCACTCAGAAAACTTCTGCATAATTCGTCCCATTACCAGAAACACCACCGCAAGCACCAGTAAAATTGCCGCACACTGATACAGAACAATCACCCAGTCGCCGTCGCCAAGCAGCAAACCTGCCACCGCCGCAATAATCGCTGCAACGAGCAGTCCCTTGCCCCAGAGTAGACAAAACTGTTTGTAGGAAAGTGTCATCGATATCTCACCAGCCGTGTGTGTAAAATATATCTCTCTGGACATATAACTACAAAGTATCTCATGATTGATATTCTCTGGAATCTTATCGGGGAAGGAGTCGTATGGTTTGTCGCAATCATCGTCATCCTCGTGAATATCGGGGCCATTGTAACCCTGCTCTTTCTTGAACGGCGAAACCCGCAGGTGGTCGCCGGCTGGCTGCTGCTCATCCTGCTCGTTCCGATAATCGGATTCGTCGTCTATTTGTTCTTTGGCAGACACCTGTATGGAGAACACATCTTCAGCAAAAAGACCCTCGCCGACGAAGGTTTCGCAGAGATCGCCCAGTACCAGTACAAACAGATTCAGGAAAAAACTCTGAAACTTCCCTCTGAGGTTGAGCGCTTCGACAGTACCATCGCACTCCTCCTCAACTTGGACGATGCCGCATACTCTGACAACAACAAAGTTGACGTCTACATTCACGGCGAAGACAAGTTCGCCGCATTCAAAGAGGCGATCAAATCCGCAGAGCATCACATCCACATGGAGTATTACATTCTCCGTGCTGACGCACTCGGACGGGAGATCATCGACCTTCTCGCAGAACGTGCCGCAGCAGGTGTTGAGGTGCGGGTGCTCTTTGACGCGGTCGGTGTCCAGAAGGTCAAAAAAGAGTTCTATGCAAATCTCACCAAAGCAGGCGGACAGGTCGCGATCTTTTTCCCGCTGAAAATTCCGTTCCTCAATACCCGCATCAACTTCCGTAACCACCGAAAAATTCTCGTGGTTGACGGAAAAACCGGATTCATCGGCGGCTTCAACATCGGTGATGAGTATCTCGGCAAAGGCCCCCTGGGCTACTGGCGCGACACACACCTGCGGATTCACGGAGCATCAGTCGCGTCGTTGCAGACGCGGTTCATTATGGACTGGAACTACACTATGCCGAACGCTCCGGTAGTTCTCGAAGTCGACAGAGACGACAACAACCGGTACTACCCGATAAAGGAGCTTCTTGCACCGCACGGAACCTCAGGAGTCCAGATTGCGTCGTCCGGTCCGGACAGTGCAGGCAGGGCAATTTATTCAGGGTTTGTGAGCCTCATCGGCCATGCGAGAAAATCGATCTATATTCACACGCCGTACTTCATTCCTGACGAGACAATCTTCACCGCACTTCTGCTTGCGATCCGTGCAGGAATCGATGTGCGGATTGTGATTCCCTGCAAGCCGGATCATCCGTTCGTCTACTGGGCAAGCTACTCGTACTTGGGCGACCTCGTTCGTGCGGGAGCAAAGGGCTACACTTATGACAACGGGTTCATCCACAGCAAAACAGCAATCATCGACGGGGTTGCATCAACGATCGGCACGGCAAACTGGGATATCCGCAGTTTCAAACTGAACTTTGAGACGAATGCTTTCGTCTATGACGAAACATTCGGACAGATGATGAATGAGATCATGACCAAAGAGATGGAAGAGAAGTGCACGCTGGTGACAGCTGAGATCTACAACAACCGGCCTACCTGGATCAAGTTCAAGGAAGGCATCTGCCGGCTGGTCTCTCCACTGCTCTAAATTATCTCTATTCATTCCTTTTTTGTAGAGCAAGAGAGCATATAGTAGCAATGAAAGTTCTTGCGTTCAATGGAAGTCCGAGAAAGTCCTGGAACACGGCAACCCTGCTGAAGAATGCTCTGGAGGGAGCGGAGGCAATAGGGGCGGAGACCGAGTTGATTCATCTGTATGATCTGAATTTTAAGGGATGCAAAAGCTGTTTTGCCTGCAAAATGATCGGAGGAAAAAGTTACGGAAGATGTGCGGTGCAGGACGATCTTCAGGAGATTTTTACGAAAGTGGAGGAGGCAGATGCGCTTGTCTTCGGGTCTCCGATCTATCTGGGCCGCGTGTCCGGCGAGATGGCGGCATTTTTGGACCGGCTGGTGTTTCAGTATCTGGAGTACGGACCAAAGCAGACGCTGTTCCCGAAAAAGATGCAGAGTGGATTCATCTATACGATGAATATTACAGAAGAACAGATGAAACAGTCAGGACTTGAGTCGCATTTTGCGTTCAACACGAGAATTTTAGAGAGAACGTTCGGGCCGACCGAGTTGCTGACAAGCTGCAATACCTATCAGTTTGCAGATTATGCCAAAGTGGTTTCGTCGTCATGGAATGTTCCGGAAAAGACGAAACAGCGTGAGGAGGTGTTCCCTCTTGACTGCAAAAAGGCGTTTGAGTTAGGAGCACGTCTTGCGGCAGCTTCGCATGTATCTGAGTGAAAAAGACAAATAACTTTTTTTGAGGTTTAGATCAGGAATGTGAGCGATGTTTGTGGTTTATTTGAATGTTCATAATGTTACTAACGAGACTTTGGTCAGAGAACATATATACTCCTTCGTACAGTGATGCAGGGTTGTGGGGATAATTTCCTTGAATCACAGCTTGGTTGAGGAAAAATAGTGTTGTTGAATGAAAAAATTCGGTGGGGATGTGTGTGAGGCGGGGAGTGAGCGCTATTGAATGAAGCAGAATTTGAGATTCACGTTTGGTTAGAATTTGTTTTCGAAATTTGCAGGAAATTTACATGGTGGCTTTCAGAAAGTCCTGCGAAACGCGATGAACTTGAAAAATACTCCTGTAAATTGATTGAATGGAAAATATCCGCAGAAACAAAAACTTTCGCGAAACGACGTCAGAACATCAATCTCCCACTCTGTTGAAAGCAGAGTATCCTCATAATCGGGGAATTACAACTCAGATGGTTTCACCTTTTTCACCATCATTTCAAATTTCTTTTGCATCGGGGTGTCGTGAATGACTTCTTTGAACGGAAACAGTGTATCAAACTCCGAAACGAGACTTTCCGCCACATTGTAAATGTCATCTTCAAAATAGCGCCCCCTGGCACTGGTAAGTGCGCCCTCGTACAGTTCACATCCATGGAGCGCATCGGCGTACATATTTTCAGCATTTCGAATACCAAAACTCTCAGCGACGACAAATCCTTGACGAGTGTAATAATCAGTGTCTCCGAAAAGCAAAATACCTCGAAAACCTTGGCCCTTTGCAATTTTTTTGGTATGTGCAATCAGCATACCACCAATACCTTTCCCCTGATACTCCGGCAAAACACCGATCGGACCAAGGCTGATTACCTCGTACTGTTTTCCGTCGTCACCGGCAATAGAGGATTTCAGGCACATCACATTACCTACAATTTTGTTCACCATCTGTTGCCACAAGGTCAAGTTCCGGAATAAAAGTCAGACAATCCCGCATTATGTGAATCAAATAGTGTTCGGCACAAGCAGGAGAATAATGATTCCAAAACGCTTCCCGTATAACATTTTCAGTTTCAAAATAATCTTCCGGTGTTTCCTCTCTTAATCGAATCATATCTACCGAAAAAAGAAAAAGATCAGTTTGCCTTCGCAATACTGATCGACAGCTTCAGCTCATCAATCTCCCACTCCATTGAAAGCAGGGCATGCTCGGCAACACAACACGAACACGGCTTCTCCTCAGGCGACCGGATCTTCAGACACGACGAGCGAACCTCATCAGCAATCAGATCATGCTTCGCATCAACGAGTTTCGTAACACGGTCGTCCATCACCACAACCTCGCACGAAATCTTCGCATCCACCGCAAGATCAGCCTGCTTGCGCATCTCCTGAATTCTGCGGATAACCTCGCGGGCATATCCTTCAGACTCAAGCTCAGCAGTCAGCGTCACATCCACATACACCATACTGCCGTCACCAAGCGGAGACGAGAACACATTCTCCGGCATCCGTTCTTCGAATGTCATATGCTCATCAGTAAGCTCTGTCGCAAAACCATCCTTCTCCATCGCAACCTTACCGGAAGCAGCGAGGGCTGCCCTCAGGGCTGTTCCATCCGACTCCTCGATGAATGCCTTCACCTTCGGACCATCGCGACCGAACTGTTTGCCGATAACCTTCATCACCGGCAGAGCAGTCCACTCCACGCGGTCCCAGATGCCGGAAACCGCACGCACCGACCGTGCATTCGCACGGTCGCAACAGAGATCGTTCATCACCAACACCGCATTCGCAACCGCCGGCGACGCAGCAGCAACCACAACCTCACCGACCGGCCAGCGCCCTTTGCGCTTACCATTCTGCCGGGCATTGGCCACCGCCTCATCAAACTCCTGCACAATCGTCATCTCCTCCTCAAGAGCAGAATCGATCAGCTGCGGAACACCGGAGAACCAGTCCTGCATATGAACCGAAGGAGAGTCGCCGGAACACTTCAGATTCTGATACATCTCTTCTGTGATATGCGGGGCGAACGGCGCAAAAATCGTCATCAGTCTCCGCAGCACGTAGTACATCGTATCATACGCCTGACGCTTCGAAACTGAATCCTCCTCAAGCCACATCCGCGGACGCACAAGCTGCACATACCAGCGCGACAGCTCATCAAGCACGAACGTCGCAATCGGACGCGTTGCACGGTGCAGATTGCAGACCTCCATCTCTTTTGTAACTGCTTCTGCAAGAGAGTTCACGCGGCTGACCAGCCAGCGGTCCTCACGACCGAACTCTGCGATATGATCCTCGACCACAGACGGATCCCAGACTCCTGCCGCAGTCGTCGCCGGAGTGTAGCCGTCCAGCTGCATATACGGCAGCGGGAACCGGTAAACATTCCACAGCACATTGAACATCCGGTGCACCGTCTTCACGCCCTCCATCGAGAACCGCAGATCATCCCACGGCGCACTCGCCGAAAGAATATACTGGCGAAGAACATCCACACCAAACTGGGCAACAACCTCCTCGGGAGTGATAACATTCCCCAGGCTTTTGCTCATCTTCTTGCCGTTTGAGTCCAGCGAAAATCCGTGCATCAGCACAGACTTATACGGAGCCTTGCCGAACGCAATCGTTGACAGTGCCAGCTGCGAATAGAACCAGCCGCGGGTCTGATCCTGCCCCTCAAGAATGAACTCAGCCGGCCAGGAGTTCTCAAACGCCTCGGTCTCATGCGGGAAATGCAGGGTTGCCCAGGACGCAACACCGGAATCATACCAGACATCAAAGATGTCGGGCACACGCCGCATCGCACCGCCGCATTCGCAGGGAATCGTGATATCATCCACATACGGTCGGTGCGGATCGGTCATCTTCTGACCAGACATCTGTTCAAGCTCTGCATATCTGCCGATCACATGATACTTGTTGCAGACCGGACAGACCCAGACCGGAATCGGGATACCCCAGTACCGCTGTCTGGAGATACACCAGTCGCGTACCTCCTCAATCCAGTCATGGAACCGGGCAGAACCTGCCCACTCCGGATACCAAGTGACCTCGTCAGCGATCTCGGCAAGCATCTTGTCGCGTGCCTCTTTGACTCTGAGGAACCACTGCGAGGTTGCGCGGTAGATGATCGGGGTCTTGCACCGCCAGCAGTGTCCGTACCGGTGGGTGATCTTGCGTTTTGCAAGCATTGCAGTGCCGAGCACCTCGATTACTGCGTTGTTGGTCTCTTCATCCTTGACATATTTGCCTGCAAAGACGCCTGCATCAGCGGTGAAATTGCCGTTGCCGTCAACCGGACAGATGATCGGAAGGTTCTCACGGAGACCGACAAGATAGTCGTCCCAGCCGTGACCGGGCGCGATGTGGACCATTCCGGTGTTTTCGAGCGCGACGTAGTCTGCAATGACGACGCGGTGTTCTACCTGCTGCTGGACCGGAACATGCTCTGCGAGCGGGGAGGTGTATTTGGTTCCGGCAAGTTCAGCGCCGGTCTTGGTTTCAATAATCGAGTAGTCCTGATATTTTCCGTATTTGAGGATCTGCTCGGCAAGGTCTTTGGCGATCCAGAGGTCTTCGGAAACACCGTCTTTGACTGCGCGGACTTTGGCGTAGACGAAGTCAGCGCCAACAGCGACTGCGACGTTTGCCGGAAGGGTCCAGGGAGTGGTTGTCCAGATGACGAGGTATTCGTTTTCGCGGCCGGTAATCGGGAATTTGACGAAGATGGAGGGGTCAGTTTCGTCCCAGTATTCGACTTCGGCGTCGGCGATGGCGGTTCCGCAGCGGGGACACCAGTTGACGACGCGGCTGCCGCGTTCCAGCATTTTTTCTTCTTCGCACCGTTTCAGGGTGTACCAGGCAGCTTCGATGTAGCCGGAGTCGACCGTCTGGTAGGGGTCGTCGAAGTCCATCCAGACGCCGAGGTTTTTGAACTGCTCGGACATGAGGTCTTTGTGGGTGAGAGCAAAGGTGCGGCATTCTTCGATGAAGTTTGCGACGCCGTGTTTTTCGATGTCGGCTTTGTTTTTGAAGCCGAGTTTTTCTTCGACTTTGACCTCGATCGGGAGGCCGTGCATGTCGTAGCCTGCACGTTCCACGACGTTTTTGCCGGTCATGGAGTGGTAGCGGAGAATGCTGTCTTTGAGGATTTTGTTCCAGGCGGTGCCTAAGTGGATGTAGCCGGTGGTGTAGGGCGGGCCGTCGACGAACAGCCAGGGTTTTCCTCCGGAACGGAGTTCACGGGTTTTTCGATAGGTGTTGTTGGCGTCCCAGTAGGTGCGGACGCCGCTTTCTACGTTTGCAGGGACGTAGCTTTCGGTGATTTCTTTCACGGTATTGTTCCCTCAGGTATAGTGTCTGTATAAGTTGGCGGTGATGATAGATAGTGATTTGGGAAAGATTTGTCAAAAAAAAGATAAGTTACCACTTTTCGGTGATGAAACGTTGACCATCTGTTTTGGGAACGTAATATGCCTGATTGATGCTGTTTGGTTTATCGGGAACAGTCTGAGCCACTTTTCCGATCGTAACCAGTGGTTTCAACGATTTTTTTGCCCAATCCCGAGTTTTTCCAAAAATAATGCTGAGCTCTGCGGCAGTCGTTTCGCTTCGTGAAGAGCAGATTTTCAGGATGAGTTCCTCTTTTTTTTCCGGAGTGATTCTTTGCCCGAGATTGAAAATTTCTTCTCTGAGAGATTCGGGTAAGGTTCTAAAGAGTTGCTGTCGTTCGCTATCTCCATCTTCCCCTAACAACTGGATGCGTTGTGGTAGTAACTGGGGTGATAAGCCGAAATCAGCGTTATTATCTACTTGCAACTGGATGCGTTGTGGCGATAACTGGGGTGATAAGCTGAAATCAGTGTTATTATCCAGATGTCGTTGTGGGAGAGTGTAGTAGGTTGCAGAACCATGAGAATGCTGAACGAGCAGTCCTTTCTCTCTAAGTTTTTTCAGAATGTTACTGGCTTTGAGAGTGTCATGCCCAGTGATATCCCGACAGATTTCATTGGAAACATAGTCATATTTTTTCGCATACACCAAAATGCGGGACTCTTCGCTGGACAAATTTGCATCTTTAAAATGTTCCAGCCATTTCATTGCATCTTCGTCCATGAGTTGATGAAGATACAGAATAGCACTAAAGGTGTTTTCAAATCTGTCTGATTGAAACACAGGAGGATCCTGATTGGCTTTTTTCATGAAATCGCGAATTTTAGCAATACCAGTCCCCTTGTTTTCAGCGTATTC from the Methanorbis rubei genome contains:
- the cls gene encoding cardiolipin synthase, whose product is MIDILWNLIGEGVVWFVAIIVILVNIGAIVTLLFLERRNPQVVAGWLLLILLVPIIGFVVYLFFGRHLYGEHIFSKKTLADEGFAEIAQYQYKQIQEKTLKLPSEVERFDSTIALLLNLDDAAYSDNNKVDVYIHGEDKFAAFKEAIKSAEHHIHMEYYILRADALGREIIDLLAERAAAGVEVRVLFDAVGVQKVKKEFYANLTKAGGQVAIFFPLKIPFLNTRINFRNHRKILVVDGKTGFIGGFNIGDEYLGKGPLGYWRDTHLRIHGASVASLQTRFIMDWNYTMPNAPVVLEVDRDDNNRYYPIKELLAPHGTSGVQIASSGPDSAGRAIYSGFVSLIGHARKSIYIHTPYFIPDETIFTALLLAIRAGIDVRIVIPCKPDHPFVYWASYSYLGDLVRAGAKGYTYDNGFIHSKTAIIDGVASTIGTANWDIRSFKLNFETNAFVYDETFGQMMNEIMTKEMEEKCTLVTAEIYNNRPTWIKFKEGICRLVSPLL
- a CDS encoding PHP domain-containing protein — encoded protein: MSGSVQHASACPIVFNDGSAFDMHVHTNHSDGFVRIPELLAYLRRRNLCAAITDHNVITGVCEAYEHEDAGNLIIPGIEVSAVDGPHMLIYFDTVRDLQSYYESSVHDHQGACPHMATDLTTEQIVIEANESGGFVVAAHPYGYAMLVRGALKAIDVGIVSPIILDSIDGLEVICGGLSHSLNTRAEAYAALNNFCMTGGSDAHTLREVGRAVTVADEVLPVEEFLEAVRLQRTDVIGCERGPVNNLLMGTQVLAKYVPYLGPGLAVHLRQGKMRLRK
- the ileS gene encoding isoleucine--tRNA ligase; this translates as MKEITESYVPANVESGVRTYWDANNTYRKTRELRSGGKPWLFVDGPPYTTGYIHLGTAWNKILKDSILRYHSMTGKNVVERAGYDMHGLPIEVKVEEKLGFKNKADIEKHGVANFIEECRTFALTHKDLMSEQFKNLGVWMDFDDPYQTVDSGYIEAAWYTLKRCEEEKMLERGSRVVNWCPRCGTAIADAEVEYWDETDPSIFVKFPITGRENEYLVIWTTTPWTLPANVAVAVGADFVYAKVRAVKDGVSEDLWIAKDLAEQILKYGKYQDYSIIETKTGAELAGTKYTSPLAEHVPVQQQVEHRVVIADYVALENTGMVHIAPGHGWDDYLVGLRENLPIICPVDGNGNFTADAGVFAGKYVKDEETNNAVIEVLGTAMLAKRKITHRYGHCWRCKTPIIYRATSQWFLRVKEARDKMLAEIADEVTWYPEWAGSARFHDWIEEVRDWCISRQRYWGIPIPVWVCPVCNKYHVIGRYAELEQMSGQKMTDPHRPYVDDITIPCECGGAMRRVPDIFDVWYDSGVASWATLHFPHETEAFENSWPAEFILEGQDQTRGWFYSQLALSTIAFGKAPYKSVLMHGFSLDSNGKKMSKSLGNVITPEEVVAQFGVDVLRQYILSASAPWDDLRFSMEGVKTVHRMFNVLWNVYRFPLPYMQLDGYTPATTAAGVWDPSVVEDHIAEFGREDRWLVSRVNSLAEAVTKEMEVCNLHRATRPIATFVLDELSRWYVQLVRPRMWLEEDSVSKRQAYDTMYYVLRRLMTIFAPFAPHITEEMYQNLKCSGDSPSVHMQDWFSGVPQLIDSALEEEMTIVQEFDEAVANARQNGKRKGRWPVGEVVVAAASPAVANAVLVMNDLCCDRANARSVRAVSGIWDRVEWTALPVMKVIGKQFGRDGPKVKAFIEESDGTALRAALAASGKVAMEKDGFATELTDEHMTFEERMPENVFSSPLGDGSMVYVDVTLTAELESEGYAREVIRRIQEMRKQADLAVDAKISCEVVVMDDRVTKLVDAKHDLIADEVRSSCLKIRSPEEKPCSCCVAEHALLSMEWEIDELKLSISIAKAN
- the purC gene encoding phosphoribosylaminoimidazolesuccinocarboxamide synthase; its protein translation is MKQGDLLYVGKAKSVYLTDNPNELLVVFRDDITAFDGQKKNVLSGKGAYNAEVTAYFYPLLEAANIPTHFFSAVSENTHLVRKLSMIPLEVIVRNRAAGSLVKNYGFTEGQLLFPPVIVLDMKDDSRHDPMVNDDIVLALGIATAGELREIKRLALAVNALLRENLAKKDLDLIDMKFEFGRDACGVIRLGDEISMDSMRLWDHGSVGASLDKDVYRKELGDVMETYAAVAKRICSE
- the cofG gene encoding 7,8-didemethyl-8-hydroxy-5-deazariboflavin synthase subunit CofG; the protein is MAQTITFSRNVFLPLTNVCANACGYCSFKSPVRDGCVMPESEVLATLRRGSEFGCTEALFTFGERPENEPGFGQHIEKIGYPDILSYCMAMSRAAIDLGMLPHTNAGILTYEEMERLRTVNASMGLMLETTAEVPAHRHSPGKDPAVRIQMIADAGKLKIPFTTGLLLGVGETAADREESLMVIRDLQKQYGHIQEVIIQNFCPKPGTEMADTPGATANSIRETLIMAAEILPKSISIQIPPNLADASALLSCGVRDLGGVSPVTIDYINPEHPWPALDALRGIASGYELRERLCVYPQYCNAEWVSPELLPLVQSLSKQTYDL
- a CDS encoding GNAT family N-acetyltransferase, yielding MVNKIVGNVMCLKSSIAGDDGKQYEVISLGPIGVLPEYQGKGIGGMLIAHTKKIAKGQGFRGILLFGDTDYYTRQGFVVAESFGIRNAENMYADALHGCELYEGALTSARGRYFEDDIYNVAESLVSEFDTLFPFKEVIHDTPMQKKFEMMVKKVKPSEL
- a CDS encoding protease inhibitor I42 family protein is translated as MKKNSILFIGLVLAVLAVCIVGTAIAASHEPQSGNTTVLTPELTITVEEAATVSAGEQVKFIIPSNPTTGYQWIVTDAEGLNVTEKDFIQAEHEEGMAGTGGWQVFSLTAEKAGTYTFTAEYKRSWETDAEPVYTFTQTVVVKEASSESAEEPVYVVSFDGTMNPQVNEVVKITIPGNPTTGYAWNAAAAEGLTILKSEYLPYEHESGMTGFGGTYVWYVTAEKSGTYTFNAEYKRSWDTTAAEQFAVNLTFIE
- a CDS encoding flavodoxin family protein, whose product is MKVLAFNGSPRKSWNTATLLKNALEGAEAIGAETELIHLYDLNFKGCKSCFACKMIGGKSYGRCAVQDDLQEIFTKVEEADALVFGSPIYLGRVSGEMAAFLDRLVFQYLEYGPKQTLFPKKMQSGFIYTMNITEEQMKQSGLESHFAFNTRILERTFGPTELLTSCNTYQFADYAKVVSSSWNVPEKTKQREEVFPLDCKKAFELGARLAAASHVSE